From the Tetrapisispora phaffii CBS 4417 chromosome 10, complete genome genome, one window contains:
- the CUE3 gene encoding Cue3p (similar to Saccharomyces cerevisiae CUE3 (YGL110C); ancestral locus Anc_6.145), with amino-acid sequence MSKVLEIEGNITQIDVPIVKFPPIALRALLVEKDPVVWAHILETYVVYFEYLMQQDNITYLSSSTYDNLILFLRGYLSEMAADKGRILSLGENQEVSAALNYLRMWVFALIKRCGPIYFQLNGDSLWDIVKIYGEEHGDVVKGLIDGTVEPQINTQRAQINKSHQIQQHIRRLVDEAKFTRIDLKALEYLLSRDSNGSKDFADRFISTSWLEFLEKEWNKGKGRLSQLAKQMAIITLLSCSFESIARVLKELEIINLENLSMYPLIGSLLINENFQNRIPGIKTRLLFLNIDSDENEEGTSIEHDLYPAVSEEVIATLSELFPHLTKYQFVNLLARYDNNVELVTDILFQNPSIVDDIPPHPVDERNKEKKTAKSKGKSENNKAKLQNDSNIIYPVARKRNKKINISSDHIPDAVKNKTLSRALELLYEDDEDEEDDTYEDLEVERSANHGRVAIDKDNIKKNITGNAETSKYDHIEGYLWNLLKEDKSLFERNKRGSKIRKSMKSDTTWSDEQIEGWARMIERSPKRAMILEEKFMFKGNKRSGKVSFIQNRHDKLVNEQLAKAEAQEQKTQQNASNKTTTEKQPTKFNSPTAKKNSIIETKRIKARMPTITERQVTIRN; translated from the coding sequence ATGTCAAAAGTACTAGAGATAGAAGGGAATATTACTCAAATAGACGTCCCGATTGTTAAATTCCCACCTATTGCATTAAGAGCACTTCTAGTAGAGAAGGATCCTGTTGTTTGGGCACACATTCTAGAGACGTATGTGgtttattttgaatatttgatgCAGCAAGATAATATCACATATTTATCATCTTCTACATATgataatttgattttattcttAAGAGGTTACTTGAGTGAAATGGCTGCCGATAAAGGCAGAATCTTGAGTCTTGGTGAGAACCAAGAGGTGTCAGCTgcattgaattatttgagaATGTGGGTCTTTGCATTAATTAAGAGGTGTGGTCCAATATACTTTCAACTAAATGGTGATTCTCTATGGGACATCGTTAAAATTTATGGAGAGGAACACGGAGATGTGGTGAAGGGATTGATTGATGGTACTGTGGAGCCTCAAATCAACACCCAACGTGCCCAGATCAACAAGAGCCATCAAATCCAACAACATATTAGAAGATTGGTAGATGAAGCTAAGTTTACAAGAATAGACTTGAAGGCATTGGAGTATTTGCTTTCCCGAGACTCGAATGGCTCTAAAGATTTTGCAGATAGATTTATTTCTACTAGTTGGCTGGAATTTTTGGAAAAAGAATGGAATAAAGGTAAAGGCAGACTGAGTCAACTTGCTAAACAAATGGCTATTATAACGCTGTTGTCTTGTAGTTTTGAGAGTATAGCTCGAGTGTTAAAAGAATTGGAAATTATTAATCTAGAGAATTTATCCATGTATCCATTAATTGGTTCACTATTGATCAATGAAAATTTCCAGAATAGAATTCCAGGGATTAAGACGAGACTTCTCTTTCTGAATATTGATTCTGATGAGAATGAAGAAGGTACTTCCATTGAACATGATTTATATCCTGCTGTGAGTGAAGAAGTTATAGCAACTTTAAGTGAACTGTTTCCGCACCTCACCAAGTATCAGTTTGTAAACCTTTTAGCTAGATACGACAATAACGTGGAATTAGTTACTGATATTTTATTCCAAAACCCATCAATAGTCGACGATATTCCACCTCACCCAGTCGATGAGAGAAATAAAGAGAAGAAAACTGCTAAATCAAAGGGTAAATCAGAGAACAATAAAGCAAAACTTCAAAATGATTCGAACATTATTTATCCAGTTGctagaaaaagaaacaaaaagatCAATATATCCAGCGATCATATACCAGATGCAGTTAAGAACAAGACACTTTCGAGAGCATTAGAGTTATTGTATGAAGACGACGAAGACGAAGAAGACGATACCTATGAAGATTTAGAAGTTGAACGTTCGGCAAATCATGGAAGAGTAGCAATCGATAAAGACAACataaagaagaatataaCAGGGAATGCAGAGACATCCAAATACGATCACATAGAAGGGTACCTATGGAATCTACTCAAGGAAGAcaaatcattatttgagAGGAATAAGAGAGGTTCTAAAATAAGGAAAAGCATGAAGAGCGATACAACTTGGTCTGATGAACAAATTGAAGGCTGGGCCCGTATGATAGAAAGATCACCAAAACGGGCAATGATcttagaagaaaaattcatGTTCAAGGGAAACAAAAGATCAGGTAAAGTTTCATTTATACAAAACAGACATGATAAATTAGTCAATGAACAACTAGCGAAAGCAGAAGCACAGGAACAGAAAACTCAACAGAATGCATCTAATAAAACCACCACAGAAAAACAACCAactaaatttaattcaCCAACAGCCAAAAAAAACAGTATAATAGAAACGAAAAGAATAAAAGCTCGAATGCCAACCATAACAGAAAGGCAGGTCACGATAAGAAATTAG
- the TPHA0J01980 gene encoding uncharacterized protein (similar to Saccharomyces cerevisiae YGL108C; ancestral locus Anc_6.149) yields the protein MGICASKSDQGLSTNTKPVQTVSARNNKTVVNKKVTKPVSSGSKLSDANTDSNQKNISPQEAARLAAQKRFDDNIEKETKTELGKKLASERSKSQKTHVMEQIEKQQLENNNKPLVYD from the coding sequence atggGTATATGTGCTAGCAAGTCAGATCAAGGTCTAAGTACCAACACGAAACCTGTACAGACAGTCAGTGCAAGAAACAATAAGACTGTGGTGAATAAAAAGGTAACGAAACCAGTTAGTTCGGGCTCTAAACTATCTGATGCAAATACTGATTCGAatcaaaagaatatatCACCTCAGGAAGCTGCAAGATTAGCTGCACAGAAGAGGTTTGATGATAACATTGagaaagaaacaaaaactGAGCTAGGGAAGAAACTAGCTTCAGAGAGAAGTAAGTCACAAAAGACACATGTGATGGAACAGATAGAGAAACAACAACTGGAAAATAACAACAAACCATTGGTATATGACTAA